In one Candidatus Eremiobacterota bacterium genomic region, the following are encoded:
- a CDS encoding ATPase, T2SS/T4P/T4SS family translates to MPKKEEELTNKNIQALKTLANVEGQGSGKDYVTELILEADNLGASDIHFEPYKDELKLRMRIDGTLRDIFAVPKKKEASIISCIKVMGGMDITEKRLPQDGRVEIEAQGRSLKVRIASIPQVFGEKVVMRLFSKNIDMLNLDTLGFTEENQKKFEFIITRPSGMVLVSGPTGAGKTTTLYAAMNRLNSPEKNLVSIEDPIEYIIDRINQIQINPAIDFNFATILRAILRQDPDIITVGEIRDLETASMAVRAALTGHLLLSTFHANKTTACITRLIDMGVMPFMLAAALNGAIVQKLARRICPMCVEELPPSKNVLQGHRHFKGKGCRMCNNTGLKGRIAIHEVLVVSGELRDLIQKNAGGGAIFQLARKEGLKTLQDDAVKKVLDGIITYEEAVNVTFDIL, encoded by the coding sequence ATGCCAAAAAAAGAAGAGGAACTCACCAACAAGAACATCCAGGCCCTCAAGACCCTCGCCAACGTCGAAGGCCAGGGCTCGGGCAAGGATTATGTGACAGAGCTCATTCTTGAGGCCGACAACCTGGGAGCAAGCGATATTCACTTCGAGCCTTACAAGGATGAGCTCAAGCTCAGGATGCGTATTGACGGCACCCTCCGCGACATCTTCGCCGTCCCCAAGAAAAAGGAAGCCTCCATTATCTCATGCATCAAGGTGATGGGCGGTATGGACATCACGGAAAAGCGCCTCCCCCAGGACGGCCGCGTGGAGATTGAAGCCCAGGGGCGCTCCCTCAAGGTGCGTATCGCTTCAATCCCCCAGGTCTTCGGGGAAAAGGTGGTCATGAGGCTCTTCTCAAAGAACATTGACATGCTGAACCTCGACACCCTGGGCTTTACCGAGGAGAACCAGAAAAAATTCGAGTTCATCATCACCAGGCCCAGCGGCATGGTTCTTGTGAGCGGCCCCACGGGCGCAGGCAAGACCACCACGCTCTATGCCGCGATGAACAGGCTCAACTCGCCCGAGAAAAACCTTGTGAGCATTGAAGATCCCATTGAGTACATCATCGACAGGATCAACCAGATCCAGATCAATCCTGCCATTGACTTCAATTTTGCCACGATTCTCCGCGCCATCCTGAGGCAGGATCCTGACATCATCACCGTCGGTGAGATCAGGGACCTGGAAACTGCCTCAATGGCCGTAAGAGCAGCCCTCACAGGCCATCTCCTTCTCTCGACTTTCCATGCGAACAAGACCACGGCCTGCATCACAAGACTTATAGACATGGGCGTAATGCCCTTCATGCTTGCCGCGGCGTTAAATGGAGCCATAGTGCAGAAGCTCGCCAGAAGAATCTGCCCTATGTGCGTTGAGGAGCTCCCCCCCTCAAAGAACGTGCTTCAGGGACACCGCCATTTCAAGGGAAAAGGGTGCCGCATGTGCAACAACACGGGCCTGAAAGGGAGGATCGCCATCCACGAGGTCCTCGTCGTCTCAGGGGAGCTGCGGGATCTTATCCAGAAAAACGCCGGCGGCGGCGCAATATTCCAGCTTGCAAGAAAGGAGGGCCTCAAGACCCTCCAGGACGACGCCGTGAAGAAAGTGCTGGATGGCATAATCACTTACGAGGAAGCGGTGAATGTCACTTTCGACATTCTTTAG
- a CDS encoding HD domain-containing protein, with amino-acid sequence MQYFTRKFAGFSFIAALSAIGLFVGTTLSVYHSVCARTYEDFLLRPKIGILLGALAACTHLITIWIIDHLTRGRYRHRPLLHALQLTVILYCYLMWAEVTFFPHKMQMASHRYWILAMTGLALAISIIIFFHYFLMETLQLRFRILGKIHMGIIESLITVLEVREPEKKGHSRRVAMGCDLVSARLGLPPEKREALRRAALMHDLGKIAIDDSLLCKEGRLNPEELAAVRLHPLIVEKILAPLHILSRETRIIKASHYFINAWNQEKETPESQEGIDRSIQTLFHYTFSGDTSLGTPDEAKILSAIDLYDTLTHPRRQRPVLLKEDALEEIRQGVGARFDGKAFEALTALVNEGAWPQDVKEEDRDEGTADEDTILTEIRKTARGLNLLDNFYRLLGVGRHRGKRSLILSMGSGLFLGLILGVFIYATTGDTAWIRLFFYQGIIVGLVVWSIGYPIEWYLAHRFRNRLFTGPFGAFTGFVIGGVPASIISLIAVINAHLGARFTLDEYSILYIVSTSLLCGALGAVFRYLQDVSNRLMKNQGKLQKAYFDLICALSFALEAKDPYTRGHSEKVSILAKKMGKLLDFDEMKLEELEKAALFHDIGKLGISQSIINKKTRLDDDELAIIKQHPTIGAEILEPVRYLRTLSPFVKAHHESFDGGGYPERKEKTDIPLYARIIAIADSYDAMVSDRSYRKGLPHATAIEELKKCSGSQFDPDLVKIFIDSF; translated from the coding sequence ATGCAGTACTTTACCAGGAAATTCGCGGGTTTCTCCTTTATCGCAGCCCTCAGCGCCATCGGGTTATTTGTAGGGACAACCCTTTCGGTCTATCATTCCGTCTGCGCGCGCACCTACGAGGACTTCCTGCTGAGGCCAAAAATCGGCATCCTTCTCGGCGCCCTCGCGGCCTGCACCCACCTTATCACCATATGGATCATAGACCACCTCACCAGGGGGAGATACCGCCACAGGCCTCTTCTCCACGCCTTACAGCTCACTGTCATTCTATACTGTTATCTCATGTGGGCGGAGGTAACCTTTTTCCCTCACAAGATGCAGATGGCATCTCACCGCTACTGGATCCTGGCGATGACTGGCCTTGCCCTTGCCATCAGCATCATCATCTTTTTCCACTATTTCCTTATGGAGACCCTCCAGCTGCGCTTCAGGATCCTTGGCAAGATTCACATGGGCATCATTGAGTCGCTGATCACCGTCCTGGAAGTGAGAGAGCCGGAGAAAAAGGGCCATTCCCGCAGGGTTGCCATGGGCTGTGATCTTGTCTCCGCGAGGCTTGGACTGCCTCCTGAAAAAAGGGAGGCTCTCCGCCGGGCAGCCCTCATGCATGACCTGGGAAAGATTGCCATTGATGACAGCCTTCTCTGCAAGGAGGGGCGCCTCAACCCCGAGGAACTGGCGGCAGTGAGGCTTCATCCCCTCATAGTGGAGAAGATACTCGCGCCTCTTCACATCCTCTCGAGAGAGACCAGGATAATCAAGGCATCCCACTACTTTATCAATGCCTGGAACCAGGAAAAGGAGACGCCTGAGAGCCAGGAAGGCATTGACCGATCTATTCAGACGCTCTTCCATTATACTTTCAGCGGTGATACCTCCCTTGGTACTCCTGATGAGGCAAAGATCCTCTCCGCCATTGATCTCTATGACACCCTCACCCATCCGAGGCGCCAGAGGCCTGTGCTTCTGAAGGAAGACGCCCTTGAAGAGATCCGGCAAGGGGTGGGAGCAAGGTTCGATGGAAAGGCCTTTGAGGCGCTCACCGCCCTGGTGAATGAGGGCGCCTGGCCGCAGGACGTGAAAGAGGAGGACCGCGACGAAGGCACTGCAGATGAGGACACTATCCTCACGGAAATAAGGAAGACAGCGCGGGGCCTCAACCTGCTGGACAATTTCTACCGCCTCCTCGGCGTGGGGCGGCACAGGGGGAAGCGCTCACTGATACTCTCTATGGGATCAGGATTGTTTCTCGGCCTTATACTGGGAGTTTTCATCTACGCCACTACAGGCGACACTGCCTGGATCAGGCTTTTCTTTTATCAGGGCATCATAGTGGGACTTGTCGTGTGGTCCATCGGCTACCCCATTGAGTGGTACCTGGCTCACCGGTTCCGCAACCGCCTCTTCACGGGCCCCTTTGGAGCCTTCACAGGCTTTGTCATAGGAGGCGTTCCTGCCAGCATAATAAGCCTCATTGCCGTAATCAACGCTCACCTCGGCGCAAGGTTCACCCTTGATGAGTACAGCATCCTTTACATCGTGAGCACCTCGCTCCTCTGCGGCGCACTGGGCGCCGTGTTCCGCTATCTCCAGGATGTCTCCAACAGGCTGATGAAGAACCAGGGAAAGCTCCAGAAAGCCTATTTTGACCTTATCTGCGCCCTCTCCTTCGCCCTGGAGGCCAAGGATCCCTACACGAGGGGACACTCGGAAAAGGTGAGCATCCTGGCCAAGAAGATGGGAAAACTGCTGGACTTTGACGAGATGAAGCTTGAAGAGCTTGAAAAGGCGGCGCTTTTTCACGATATCGGCAAGCTGGGAATAAGCCAGTCAATCATCAACAAGAAAACAAGACTCGACGACGATGAGCTTGCCATAATCAAGCAGCACCCCACGATTGGCGCCGAGATACTTGAGCCTGTGAGATATCTCAGGACCCTCTCGCCCTTCGTGAAAGCTCACCATGAGAGCTTTGACGGAGGAGGCTACCCCGAGAGAAAGGAGAAGACCGACATCCCTCTCTACGCGAGAATTATCGCCATCGCCGATTCCTACGACGCGATGGTCTCCGACCGATCCTACCGCAAGGGCCTTCCCCATGCCACCGCCATAGAGGAGCTGAAGAAATGCTCGGGCTCACAGTTCGATCCTGACCTCGTGAAGATCTTCATAGACTCCTTTTAG
- a CDS encoding glycine C-acetyltransferase — MGKFDFIDEEIARLREAGLYNTIRTIESPQGAWITVDGKKVLNMCSNNYLGFANEKRLAESAKQHIDRYGVGPGAVRSIAGTMAVHLELEKKLATFKAVEETLSLQSGFVANQAVIPSIVPGEDDAVFTDSLNHASIIDGVRLTKAQRFIYQHNEPEDLEKKLREAAGIKKKLIITDGVFSMDGDIAPLPEICNIADRYEAMVMVDDAHGEGVLGRNGRGIADHFGLHGRIDFEVGTLSKAFGVVGGFVSGKAKVIEFLRQKARTFLFSSAVTPADAGASIAAVDILMESEERVKRLWDNTAFFKDKMKGLGFDLGISRTPITPVMLGEAKVAQAFSRKLFEKGIFAMAIGFPTVAKGKARIRVMLSATHSTEDLEKALGVFEAVGRELHII; from the coding sequence ATGGGAAAATTTGATTTCATCGACGAGGAGATTGCAAGGCTCAGAGAGGCCGGCCTCTATAACACCATAAGGACCATCGAGAGCCCCCAGGGCGCCTGGATAACCGTTGACGGGAAAAAGGTCCTGAACATGTGCTCAAACAACTACCTGGGCTTTGCCAATGAAAAACGCCTTGCGGAATCGGCCAAGCAGCATATCGACCGCTATGGTGTCGGACCCGGCGCCGTCAGGAGCATCGCGGGCACCATGGCAGTTCACCTGGAGCTGGAGAAAAAACTCGCCACTTTCAAGGCTGTCGAGGAGACCCTGTCGCTGCAGTCGGGCTTCGTGGCCAACCAGGCTGTCATCCCCTCGATAGTTCCGGGTGAAGACGATGCCGTCTTCACCGACTCCCTTAACCACGCCTCCATAATAGACGGCGTGCGCCTCACCAAGGCGCAGCGCTTCATTTACCAGCACAATGAGCCCGAAGACCTTGAGAAAAAGCTCAGGGAAGCCGCCGGAATAAAAAAGAAGCTGATCATCACCGACGGGGTTTTCTCCATGGATGGCGATATAGCGCCGCTCCCCGAGATCTGCAACATCGCCGACCGCTATGAAGCCATGGTGATGGTGGACGATGCCCACGGCGAGGGGGTCCTCGGCAGAAACGGCCGCGGCATCGCCGACCACTTCGGTCTCCATGGCAGAATTGACTTCGAGGTGGGAACTCTCTCGAAGGCCTTTGGCGTCGTGGGAGGCTTTGTCTCCGGGAAGGCAAAGGTGATAGAATTCCTGAGGCAGAAGGCCAGGACTTTCCTTTTCTCATCGGCTGTCACTCCGGCTGACGCGGGAGCCTCCATAGCAGCCGTTGATATTCTGATGGAGTCGGAAGAGCGGGTCAAGAGGCTGTGGGATAACACCGCATTTTTCAAGGACAAAATGAAAGGCCTTGGCTTTGACCTGGGGATATCCAGGACACCCATCACTCCCGTAATGCTCGGTGAGGCAAAAGTGGCGCAGGCCTTCTCGCGGAAGCTCTTTGAAAAGGGGATCTTCGCCATGGCAATCGGATTCCCCACGGTGGCGAAAGGCAAGGCAAGAATAAGGGTCATGCTCTCGGCGACCCACTCAACGGAGGATCTTGAGAAAGCTCTCGGGGTCTTCGAAGCAGTAGGCCGGGAGCTTCACATCATCTGA
- the tdh gene encoding L-threonine 3-dehydrogenase produces MTGKMKAVVKTRKGPGAEMVTADIPPVGAREVLVKVKATSICGTDVHIYTWDPWAQGRIRKIPQVLGHEFAGEVVEIGKEVRHIKIGDTISAETHIPCGECIQCLTDQMHICNNLSILGVDRDGCFAEYAVIPEVVCWKNSRDIPYEYATVQEPLGNAVYATLVEDVAGKTVAVIGEGPTGLFAVGVARACGATEIFALGKNRYRLEIAKKMGADHTIMVSDTDAVAFILERTNGIGVDVVLEMAGAQQAIDDGIRIIRKGGRFSAFGIPPGNVRLDYANGIIFKGITLYGINGRLMYSTWFKVRNLLASKRLDVSPVVTHKMPMSDFAEGFRLLTEGESRCGKVVLIP; encoded by the coding sequence ATGACCGGTAAAATGAAGGCCGTGGTGAAGACCCGCAAAGGCCCCGGCGCCGAGATGGTGACTGCTGATATCCCACCTGTCGGCGCCAGGGAGGTTCTTGTCAAAGTGAAAGCCACTTCTATCTGCGGCACTGACGTCCATATCTACACATGGGATCCCTGGGCCCAGGGACGGATAAGGAAAATACCCCAGGTCCTGGGTCATGAGTTCGCAGGAGAGGTTGTGGAGATCGGCAAAGAAGTCCGCCACATAAAGATTGGCGACACTATATCGGCTGAAACCCATATCCCCTGCGGTGAATGCATCCAGTGCCTCACGGACCAGATGCACATCTGCAACAATCTCTCCATCCTGGGCGTTGACAGGGACGGCTGCTTCGCCGAGTACGCCGTGATCCCCGAAGTAGTCTGCTGGAAAAACAGCCGTGACATACCCTATGAATATGCCACGGTCCAGGAGCCTCTCGGAAACGCCGTCTATGCCACCCTTGTTGAAGACGTGGCCGGCAAGACGGTCGCCGTTATAGGTGAAGGTCCTACGGGGCTTTTCGCCGTCGGCGTGGCAAGGGCTTGCGGAGCTACCGAGATATTCGCCCTGGGCAAAAACCGCTACAGGCTTGAGATCGCCAAAAAAATGGGAGCCGATCACACCATCATGGTAAGTGATACAGACGCCGTTGCTTTTATACTCGAGAGAACAAATGGAATCGGCGTTGACGTGGTGCTTGAAATGGCAGGGGCACAGCAGGCTATCGATGACGGTATCAGGATAATCAGGAAGGGGGGGCGTTTCTCAGCCTTCGGAATCCCTCCGGGAAACGTGAGGCTTGACTATGCCAACGGGATAATCTTCAAGGGGATCACCCTTTACGGCATCAACGGGCGCCTTATGTATTCAACATGGTTCAAGGTGAGAAACCTTCTTGCTTCGAAAAGGCTCGATGTCTCTCCCGTGGTGACTCACAAGATGCCCATGTCGGACTTTGCGGAGGGATTCAGGCTCCTCACCGAGGGCGAGAGCCGTTGCGGCAAAGTGGTTCTGATCCCTTAG
- a CDS encoding DUF4870 domain-containing protein gives MERIGDQVVKKEVTDMADEEHKEEIKQEDKLFAALSYPLFLPALFLIFTDKKNVHFCRYHGWQGLFFGLAMVLLGFCASILAAIPGIGCILAPILGLLPLVMWVFSIFYAIKAYNGEYVVIPVVTDFAKPYIEGK, from the coding sequence GTGGAAAGGATAGGTGACCAAGTAGTGAAAAAGGAGGTCACCGATATGGCAGACGAGGAGCACAAAGAGGAGATAAAGCAGGAGGACAAGCTTTTTGCCGCCCTTTCCTATCCGCTTTTTTTACCAGCCCTTTTCCTGATATTCACTGATAAGAAGAATGTCCATTTCTGCAGGTACCATGGGTGGCAGGGGCTCTTTTTCGGCCTTGCGATGGTTCTCCTTGGATTTTGCGCGTCAATTCTTGCAGCCATCCCGGGCATCGGCTGTATTCTCGCACCGATTCTCGGCTTGCTGCCTCTTGTGATGTGGGTCTTTTCAATATTCTACGCGATCAAGGCTTATAACGGCGAGTACGTGGTAATACCTGTGGTTACAGATTTTGCCAAGCCCTATATCGAGGGCAAATAG
- a CDS encoding Hpt domain-containing protein, whose amino-acid sequence MESDKEREAPLFDLSRSLGDLSKDRAFIATLVEVFRQDLEKEKAKLAEALRTMKADEIRNSAHSLKNSATSFGAPGATDAARKLETAAKMKEYEALPDLAGEVIMKFDELSRALEESLKDS is encoded by the coding sequence ATGGAGAGCGACAAGGAGAGAGAGGCCCCCCTCTTTGACCTGAGCAGATCTCTGGGAGACCTGTCAAAGGACAGGGCATTTATCGCAACCCTTGTGGAGGTCTTCAGGCAGGACCTTGAAAAAGAAAAAGCAAAGCTCGCTGAAGCCTTGAGAACGATGAAGGCCGACGAGATCCGCAATTCAGCCCACAGCCTCAAGAACTCTGCAACGAGCTTCGGCGCACCCGGTGCGACAGATGCCGCCAGGAAACTTGAGACAGCTGCAAAGATGAAGGAATACGAGGCGCTCCCGGACCTCGCCGGCGAGGTAATCATGAAGTTTGACGAGCTTTCGAGAGCGCTTGAGGAATCGCTGAAAGATTCCTAG
- a CDS encoding HIT domain-containing protein has product MERIWAPWRMKFILEGTKDRCLFCDVRDSGEDRKNFVIERGERALVMFNIYPYNNGHLMVAPTRHESEFDGLDDQELREANLLVQKWVRILKGVLRPDGFNIGLNLGRVAGAGFEGHLHYHIVPRWNGDTNFMPVIAGTKVLSESLEAAYDRLKEALAASEGR; this is encoded by the coding sequence ATGGAGCGTATATGGGCGCCTTGGCGGATGAAGTTCATCCTGGAGGGGACCAAAGACCGGTGCCTCTTCTGTGATGTGAGAGATTCGGGCGAAGACAGGAAGAATTTCGTGATCGAGCGCGGGGAGCGGGCCCTGGTGATGTTCAACATCTATCCTTACAACAACGGCCACCTCATGGTTGCTCCCACGAGGCATGAAAGTGAATTTGACGGCCTCGACGACCAGGAGCTGAGGGAGGCAAACCTTCTAGTTCAGAAGTGGGTGCGGATCCTCAAGGGCGTCCTCAGGCCTGACGGCTTCAACATCGGTTTGAACCTGGGGAGAGTTGCCGGCGCCGGCTTTGAGGGCCATCTTCATTATCATATAGTGCCCCGATGGAATGGCGACACGAATTTCATGCCGGTCATTGCAGGGACCAAGGTGCTTTCAGAGAGCCTTGAGGCTGCCTACGACAGGCTGAAGGAGGCTCTTGCCGCCTCTGAAGGCAGGTGA
- a CDS encoding LysM peptidoglycan-binding domain-containing protein: MEPDIEREPGEESEQDRPSKDDILRGKFIERNFEKILKLLKKPERRDPALYVIIGLLALILVLQLLRPAGAGKGSLGDESRDEVIKRLEAIQTKVERLEKEFIVLSGGEGDTAEPSPAASSSQSSQGEPHQAAAPPSQEPQVTPKGIRKYTVKSGDTLEVICARFYRSKDPALIKALGKYNNLKGPNFDLYPGNTIKVPPRPVLSKKAK; encoded by the coding sequence GTGGAGCCTGATATCGAACGGGAACCAGGTGAGGAAAGCGAGCAGGACCGCCCCAGCAAGGACGATATCCTGAGAGGGAAATTTATCGAAAGAAATTTCGAGAAAATCCTGAAGCTCCTGAAGAAGCCCGAGAGGCGCGATCCCGCCCTCTACGTCATCATAGGCCTCCTCGCGCTCATCCTGGTCCTGCAGCTTCTCCGCCCCGCCGGAGCAGGGAAGGGCTCCCTTGGCGACGAGAGCCGTGACGAGGTGATAAAGAGGCTTGAGGCCATCCAGACCAAGGTCGAGCGCCTTGAGAAGGAGTTCATCGTCCTCTCAGGCGGTGAAGGCGATACCGCGGAACCCTCTCCTGCGGCATCATCCTCGCAATCCTCGCAGGGGGAGCCGCACCAGGCTGCCGCTCCCCCTTCCCAGGAGCCACAAGTGACACCGAAAGGAATTCGGAAATACACGGTGAAAAGCGGTGACACTCTTGAGGTAATCTGCGCCAGATTTTACAGGAGCAAGGATCCTGCTCTCATCAAGGCACTTGGAAAATACAACAACCTGAAAGGGCCGAACTTTGACCTTTACCCCGGGAACACCATCAAGGTGCCGCCCAGGCCGGTGCTTTCAAAAAAGGCCAAATAA
- the thrC gene encoding threonine synthase, whose translation MNRVKGMECISCRGKVAYDAKKVQYLCPECGGNLEILFDYQHIGKYFTREALAASKDFSMWRYAPLLPIQDLSRIPPLHIGWTPLYHAGKMGAVLGMSQLYLKDDGRNPSASLKDRAGAVALVCALERGISSITGASTGNAGSSMACLCASVGIRPVIFVPEKAPRAKIAQLLLYGARVLMVRGTYDEAFDLCLKVSDTYGWFNRNTGYNPFTREGKKTCILEICEQLMWDAPDWVFVSVGDGNIISGMWKGLRDLNELGFIKKLPRICAVQSEKSNAVAQAVKNYQDGPITVKPVKATTIADSISVDLPRDGIAAVRAVLETKGEAVEVSDEEILENIKFLAHHSGIFGEPAGVTSLAGLRKLLKKGIVKPDEKVACIITGNGLKDVDSALKVAGSGETIDPTLEAVKKVLEKN comes from the coding sequence ATGAACCGTGTGAAGGGGATGGAATGCATAAGCTGCAGGGGAAAAGTTGCTTATGACGCGAAAAAAGTCCAGTATCTCTGCCCTGAATGCGGCGGGAACCTGGAGATACTTTTCGATTATCAGCATATCGGCAAGTATTTCACCAGGGAAGCCCTGGCCGCATCAAAGGATTTTTCCATGTGGAGGTATGCTCCCCTGCTTCCCATACAGGATCTCTCACGCATTCCTCCCCTTCACATTGGTTGGACCCCTCTCTACCACGCCGGGAAAATGGGCGCTGTCCTGGGCATGAGCCAGCTCTATCTCAAGGATGACGGGAGAAACCCCAGCGCCTCCCTCAAGGACAGGGCAGGCGCCGTGGCGCTGGTATGCGCCCTTGAGCGTGGCATCAGCAGTATCACGGGAGCATCAACAGGCAACGCCGGCTCATCAATGGCATGCCTCTGTGCAAGCGTGGGAATAAGGCCCGTGATCTTTGTGCCTGAGAAAGCGCCAAGGGCAAAGATAGCCCAGCTTCTTCTCTATGGCGCCCGCGTGCTCATGGTGCGCGGCACCTACGATGAAGCCTTTGACCTCTGCCTCAAGGTATCCGATACTTATGGATGGTTCAATCGCAACACCGGGTACAACCCCTTTACCCGTGAAGGAAAAAAGACCTGCATTCTCGAGATCTGCGAACAGCTCATGTGGGATGCTCCCGACTGGGTATTTGTCTCCGTGGGCGATGGCAACATCATAAGCGGCATGTGGAAGGGGCTGCGCGATCTCAATGAACTGGGCTTCATAAAGAAGCTTCCCAGGATATGCGCCGTGCAGTCGGAAAAGAGCAATGCCGTGGCGCAGGCGGTGAAGAACTACCAGGACGGGCCGATCACCGTAAAGCCTGTGAAGGCCACCACAATAGCGGACAGCATCTCTGTCGATCTTCCCAGGGACGGTATTGCCGCCGTAAGGGCAGTGCTGGAGACGAAAGGCGAGGCCGTCGAGGTCTCCGATGAGGAGATCCTTGAAAACATAAAGTTCCTTGCCCATCATTCGGGTATATTCGGCGAACCGGCAGGGGTCACTTCGCTTGCCGGTCTCAGGAAGCTGCTGAAAAAAGGCATTGTCAAGCCCGATGAAAAGGTGGCATGTATAATCACGGGGAATGGCCTCAAAGATGTGGACTCGGCCCTCAAGGTGGCCGGCTCCGGTGAGACCATCGATCCCACTCTCGAAGCAGTCAAGAAGGTCCTGGAGAAAAACTGA
- the arcC gene encoding carbamate kinase: MEKVAVIALGGNSLIKDKKHESVEDQYIAAFESCTHIAELIEAGYNVVITHGNGPQVGFILLRSELSRHKIHEVPLDFCGADTQGALGYSFQQALGNILKDKKIKKPIVTVVTQVVVDKNDERFKNPSKPIGQFYTKEEAEERRDKSGWEIKEDAGRGWRRVVASPLPIEIIEEDAVKTLIEKGFVVITVGGGGIPVIRNEKGDLQGVAAVIDKDFASSLLASNIKADYFIISTAVEQVYLNYGKENQKALSKVTVSELKKYIEDGHFKPGSMLPKIQAVISFIEKGGREAIITDPPHIRAAVEGKTGTHVIGG, encoded by the coding sequence ATGGAAAAAGTTGCAGTAATCGCCTTAGGCGGAAATTCTCTTATCAAGGACAAAAAGCATGAGTCAGTTGAGGACCAGTACATTGCTGCATTTGAGTCCTGCACGCACATCGCGGAACTGATCGAGGCAGGCTACAATGTGGTGATCACTCATGGAAACGGCCCGCAGGTGGGCTTCATACTTCTGCGCTCCGAGCTCTCAAGGCACAAGATCCACGAGGTTCCCCTGGATTTCTGCGGGGCTGACACGCAGGGCGCACTGGGCTACTCATTCCAGCAGGCCCTGGGAAACATCCTCAAGGACAAGAAAATAAAGAAGCCCATAGTCACCGTGGTGACCCAGGTCGTCGTGGACAAGAACGACGAGCGCTTCAAGAACCCCTCGAAGCCCATCGGCCAGTTCTATACCAAGGAGGAAGCCGAGGAGCGCAGGGACAAGAGCGGCTGGGAGATCAAGGAGGATGCCGGCCGCGGCTGGCGCCGCGTGGTCGCCTCGCCGCTTCCGATTGAGATTATCGAGGAGGACGCGGTGAAGACCCTCATCGAAAAAGGCTTCGTCGTTATCACCGTCGGAGGGGGCGGCATCCCTGTCATCAGGAACGAGAAGGGCGATCTGCAGGGAGTCGCGGCCGTCATCGACAAGGATTTTGCCTCAAGCCTCCTGGCAAGCAATATCAAGGCGGACTACTTCATCATCTCCACGGCCGTAGAGCAGGTGTACCTGAATTACGGCAAGGAGAATCAGAAGGCCCTCAGCAAGGTGACGGTGAGCGAGCTCAAGAAGTACATTGAAGACGGCCATTTCAAGCCCGGCAGCATGCTCCCAAAGATCCAGGCTGTCATCTCCTTCATAGAGAAGGGCGGCCGCGAGGCCATCATTACCGATCCGCCCCATATAAGGGCCGCCGTTGAAGGCAAGACCGGCACTCACGTGATAGGAGGTTAG